Sequence from the bacterium genome:
GCCAGCTCCTTGTCGAAGTCGTATGTTGCCATGATGCCCGTTCGTGCCAGTCTGTCCCGTCTCGTTGCCTTCGCCACCCGACCCCGGCGTTCATCAAAGCTCACCGTTGCTCTTTCCTGCACAGGAGCGCTCACCTCATCTCACCTCGCTGCCTCACTGATTCCTCAGCCTGCTGCCGCCGCGCTGCATGTCTCCGGTCGCGCCCGTCGGCATGCGCGGCAGGGCTTCTACTCAAAACGGCGCGCCGCTGAAACTGTTTTCCGTATGAAAGCGATCAATGTCCGCAAAGCGCACATTGTCTTTGTGGAACAGCAACTCCACCGTGCCGGTGGGGCCGTTGCGCTGCTTGCCGATGATGATTTCCGCGGTGTTGTCGTTCAATTCCCGGGTGTATTGCCCCGGCCGGTAAATGAACATGACGATGTCGGCGTCCTGCTCGATGGCGCCCGATTCCCGCAAATCCGAAAGCTGGGGCCGCTTGTCGCCGCCGCGCTGCTCCACCGCGCGCGAAAGCTGCGAGAGCGCGATCACCGGCACATCCAGCTCCTTCGCCAGCGCCTTGAGCGATTGTGAAATCAATGAAATCTCAATCTGCCGGCTTTCGGCGCTGCGCGGGCCGCGCACGAGTTGCAAATAATCGACGATGAACATGCCGACATGCTTCTCCGCCGCCAGCCGCCGCGCCTTCGCGCGAATCTCCATTACCGTCAAGGCCGGCGAGTCATCGATGAAAATCGGCGCCTCCGCCAGCCGGCCGACCGCATGCGCCAGCCGCGCGAAATGCTCGCGCGGCAGCTTGCCGGTGCGCACCTGATGCGAGTTGACGCGCGCCTCACTGCACAACAGCCGCAGCGCAAGCTGATAGCTCGCCATTTCCAGCGAGAAGATTCCGACGCCGACTTTGTGATCAATGGCGGCGTTGCGCGCGATGTTCAAACAAAAGGCGGTCTTGCCCATCGAGGGCCGGCCCGCGATGATGATCAAGTCGGACTTCTGGAAGCCCGAGGTCATCTCATCCAAGTCTTTGAAGCCGGTGGCCACCCCGGTGACGCTGCCTTTGCGTTGATGATAGGTTTCGATCGTCTCGAAGGTGCGGTGCAGCACCGGGTTGATCGACTCGAAGCCCCGGCGCAGCCGGCGTTCCGACAGCGCGAAGATGCGCTGCTCCGCCTTGTCCAGCAAATCATCGACCGGCTCCTTGCCCTCGAACGCCTCGCTGGAAATCTCGGTGGCGACGCCGATCAGCCGGCGCAGAATCGCCTTCTCCAACACCAGGCGGGCATGATACTCGACATTGGCGGCCGAAGGCACGCTT
This genomic interval carries:
- the dnaB gene encoding replicative DNA helicase, with the protein product MLENPAAQRKTQHDENVRRPTVDQIIDRLPPQDLNAEKAVLGAMLQESNAVSKAIELLEDWCFYTSSHQYIFQAMQSLFDRNHPIDTLTVSAELQRQQHLDGAGGNYYLAELVASVPSAANVEYHARLVLEKAILRRLIGVATEISSEAFEGKEPVDDLLDKAEQRIFALSERRLRRGFESINPVLHRTFETIETYHQRKGSVTGVATGFKDLDEMTSGFQKSDLIIIAGRPSMGKTAFCLNIARNAAIDHKVGVGIFSLEMASYQLALRLLCSEARVNSHQVRTGKLPREHFARLAHAVGRLAEAPIFIDDSPALTVMEIRAKARRLAAEKHVGMFIVDYLQLVRGPRSAESRQIEISLISQSLKALAKELDVPVIALSQLSRAVEQRGGDKRPQLSDLRESGAIEQDADIVMFIYRPGQYTRELNDNTAEIIIGKQRNGPTGTVELLFHKDNVRFADIDRFHTENSFSGAPF